One window of Ziziphus jujuba cultivar Dongzao chromosome 5, ASM3175591v1 genomic DNA carries:
- the LOC107435716 gene encoding extensin, with protein MGKMGSPPLTSLLIALLVAFVSLSFPSETSANYPYSSPPPPVSPPYHYNSPPPPVHYPSPPKKPYHYKSPPPPVHYPSPPVHYPSPPKKPYHYKSPPPPVHYPSPPKKPYHYKSPPPPVHYPSPPKKPYHYKSPPPPVHYPSPPKKPYHYKSPPPPVHYPSPPVHYPSPPKKPYHYKSPPPPVHYPSPPKKPYHYKSPPPPVHYPSPPVHYPSPPKPYHYKSPPPPVHYPSPPVHYPSPPKKPYHYKSPPPPVHYPSPPKKPYHYKSPPPPVHYPSPPVHYPSPPKKPYHYKSPPPPVHYPSPPVHYPSPPKKPYHYKSPPPPSPVPSPPKLPPYHYKSPPPPPPVYKYKSPPPPPPVYKYKSPPPPVHYPSPPKKPYHYKSPPPPSPVPSPPKLPPYHYKSPPPPPPVYKYKSPPPPVPSPPKLPPYHYKSPPPPPPVYKYKSPPPPVPSPPKLPPYHYKSPPPPPPVYKYKSPPPPVPSPPKLPPYHYKSPPPPPPVYKYKSPPPPVPSPPKLPPYHYKSPPPPPPVYKYKSPPPPPPAYIYASPPPPHHY; from the coding sequence ATGGGAAAAATGGGGTCACCACCACTGACCTCCCTCTTAATCGCTCTTTTAGTGGCCTTTGTCTCTCTCAGCTTCCCTTCAGAGACCAGTGCAAACTATCCTTACTCTTCTCCTCCACCACCTGTTTCTCCTCCTTACCACTACAACTCTCCTCCTCCACCTGTTCACTACCCATCTCCACCAAAGAAGCCTTACCACTACAagtctcctcctcctccagtTCACTACCCATCTCCACCAGTTCACTACCCATCTCCACCAAAGAAGCCTTACCACTACAagtctcctcctcctccagtTCACTACCCATCTCCACCCAAGAAGCCTTACCACTACAAGTCTCCTCCTCCACCAGTTCACTACCCATCTCCACCCAAGAAGCCTTACCACTACAagtctcctcctcctccagtTCACTACCCATCTCCACCCAAGAAACCTTACCACTACAagtctcctcctcctccagtTCATTACCCATCTCCACCAGTTCACTACCCATCTCCACCAAAGAAGCCTTACCACTACAagtctcctcctcctccagtTCACTACCCATCTCCACCCAAGAAACCTTACCACTACAagtctcctcctcctccagtTCACTACCCATCTCCACCAGTTCACTACCCATCTCCACCCAAACCTTACCACTACAagtctcctcctcctccagtTCACTACCCATCTCCACCAGTTCACTACCCATCTCCACCCAAGAAGCCTTACCACTACAagtctcctcctcctccagtCCACTACCCATCTCCACCCAAGAAACCTTACCACTATAAGTCTCCGCCTCCACCAGTTCACTACCCATCTCCACCAGTTCACTACCCATCTCCACCCAAGAAGCCTTACCACTACAaatctcctcctcctccagtTCACTACCCATCTCCACCAGTTCACTACCCATCTCCACCCAAAAAGCCTTACCATTACAAGTCTCCCCCACCACCTTCTCCAGTTCCATCTCCTCCAAAGTTGCCACCTTACCATTACAAGTCTCCTCCACCACCTCCACCTGTCTACAAGTACAAGTCTCCTCCACCACCTCCACCTGTCTACAAGTACAagtctcctcctcctccagtTCACTACCCATCTCCACCCAAAAAGCCTTACCATTACAAGTCTCCCCCACCACCTTCTCCAGTTCCATCTCCTCCAAAGTTGCCACCTTACCATTACAAGTCTCCTCCACCACCTCCACCTGTCTACAAGTACAagtctcctcctcctccagtTCCATCTCCCCCTAAATTGCCACCTTACCATTACAAGTCTCCTCCACCACCTCCTCCGGTGTACAAGTACAagtctcctcctcctccagtGCCATCTCCCCCTAAGTTGCCACCTTACCATTACAAGTCTCCTCCACCACCTCCGCCGGTTTACAAGTACAagtctcctcctcctccagtGCCATCTCCCCCTAAGTTGCCGCCTTACCATTACAAGTCTCCTCCACCACCTCCTCCGGTTTACAAGTACAaatctcctcctcctccagtTCCATCTCCCCCTAAGTTGCCGCCTTACCATTACAAGTCTCCTCCACCACCTCCACCGGTTTACAAGTACAAATCTCCTCCCCCTCCTCCTCCAGCTTACATCTATGCATCACCACCTCCTCCTCACCACTACTAG